ctctggtagcctcgaaacactcttcctgggtcactgctgcaatcagtaggtcatctacatactggagtaaaactcgcctggaaggctcagatttaaaagtcttaaggtcgtcctagggcagtcccaaaaatggtgggggagttcttgaacccctgtggcaggcgggtccatgtatactgaagcttccgtcctgttactgggttttcccattgaaaggcgaaaagcagttgactggcgggggccacccgaatacaaaagaaggcatcttttaggtccagtgtcgtgaaatgggtagctccagaaggtatcaatccaagcaggacatatggattaggcactacagggtgtaatgaaatagtggatttgttgaccactcgtaagtcttggactggccggtagtcctcagtccccggcttctggactggcaacagcggcgtattccatggagactggcaaggtcgaataattccatgggataacagacgattcagatgtgcttgaatcccttccagagcctttcggggaattgggtattgacgaagacggattggccgggcacccggaagtaaatctacatggacagggggaatatttcgggccaaccctgggggattatcttctgcccataccccattgacctggaagctgtcagccaggggtaggtcaacttggccatgcgactgatgcagccgccattcttcttcaagggggcagcagaaactcaatatgcccttagggctggatgtcgggagccgaaaggagaccgaagtctggccatcagagtcaaaggaaatttgggccctaagcttggacagcaggtcccggcctaacaaagggattggacagtctggcatatacaggaattcatgagtgactgtgtgtgagcctaattggcatctatgggtcgtcaggaagggcctccggttctgcacccccgtggctcccaccactcggacagtttttccagacacaggcggtaatcgctccgtcacaacagaatgttcagctcctgtatcaatcatgaatggaattgagcggctccctatggttagcttgaccatgggttcctgggagcccagtttgtaggaacccggtctgtcctattcatccaattctgccatctcggctatcccaatgatgtcagattcagaaggctcataccttccctctcgaactcggcttcctcgatctcctggtccccttctcagtccctggcgcttctggtggcattcatctttccagtgccctctttccctgcagtaggcgcactgatccctctccaatcgtggtctgggattctcccctcgtggccgggattgattgaaggaatctcgaggcctggctggcggtccggggtcccactttggcttcccattggctggaggtcgacctcggttaagggtggaattagtaatggctgccgccaaaaggtcagccttcttctgcatcttccggtcagcctctcggcgcatctcctgatccctattaacgaaaacctttgttgcaatctcaattagctgggtggtattcatccctgcgaatccctcctgatgctgcagcttcttccggatatctggcatactctgggccaccaatgcactattcaccattctctggttttctagtgcctcagggtcaaatggggtgtatgttctgtaggcttcaattagtcgctctaaaaaggccccaggggattcagttgccccttggagaatttcagagacctttgccagattaatgggcctctttatgcctttcttcataccttccagcaagtcccggcaatagccagacaacagttcatagtgctgcccattatttggatcccaagctggagctgcgcgagggaactgagttctaacccattcctctaggtcctgtgtcccctcgggggcacgtgatggcctcagcattttgtaaaatcttccgcctctcctcagttgtgaagagggtcaggaggagctgttgacaatcagtccaagttgggttatgggtggccataatactagccactaggtccaccactgcctgaggcttttcagtataagaggggtaatgcgtcttccaattcaggagatcggtggttgtgaagggtacatactggtaggcctgtgcctgtataacctgatcctgattattaggatcaggtcgagtggtggttacctgacggagtggcagagctctcgaggaggtgggaatggaacctgaggtagagctaggagctaccctcttatcatgctcaaaggtgattgcagcgggtctaacccattcaggggaggtgtgttgaacccctgagggatggggaggggtactcataggctgagaggtgatcacaggtgattcagtccattgaaagggatgctgggtccctgatgagtgggaaggggtactagagggaaaggctgggctgtcgggagttgatgagtcagggagtggggcccaaagcgggtcatgggaggttagcagggaaggatgtggcagagaagggtagatgctggctgaaaagtccaacctaggatgtggcggggtttgcacagaagggaaggaactatccggagaagcctgtgttggagaggcttgggctggatgccgtggatctctgggggtggagcggaaccccaacaatgggccataaggtggtggctcaagatctgaggggtcatcagagagtatgggtttctcagacagggtaggggcggaagccaccgattggatggtaggcttcctgggactctttccctcctccagtttagattttctaataatctttgtttgaacgcggcccaacatgaactttactggagatcccatataagttttcaaccaagagggagggtcagtcacaaggctgtcccaggaatctatatagggaaGTTGTTCAAGATatcctggttctcctacaactatgctgtagaccttccggattacttcaatatctaagctgccaccagggggccaccccactcccatagatggccactcaacttcatacaaagttcttagagtacttaaacttaaagtctgtccataatcattaactaaaaatcctttcttaaaattcttaagcatacaatctaggggagtaccagtttgactagacgatgtcccccccataatgcttacagttacaacacacagaaaggaagggaaatttttggaagtgtggtaaggggtccacacgtccagagacacaaggtagacaaacagcaatcgcttccttccgtcgctggccagttgaactcgcgttaactggaaccgcagctataagaagtccacactcatttaacattcattcatcacacacatactgtacaaaaaatcccacccaacaatttcagattgttcaaatacagataagctctggcggtttccctgctagtccccactagactagaaggtactaaggccttcgctgagagttgatcagactccccttccctcaacttttgaggggctggtttacagtttcctaactaggattacaatacagaatacagaatacatacccggccaatgttcctcagtcagttgggtgccagaaattgatgcagggttcgtatcccacttctgacaccaggaattgttgcaggaattaccactattgttagcaaaatctgtggtacttcaggagtcaaacaccacacaccagaatgagagagaaatcttctttatttgccagcaaacaaagtaggacatcagctctagctctctctgtgtcctgtccttctgtgtctcttcttctgagctctctggatcctgcctcctgtcttctcctgtctgttgtctctctcgtctcagctcttTCTCTTCTAACGAAAACTGCTTATGTTCCCATTTatacccttctagcccccctttctcaccagatggtaaagaatagattgattaccctgtcttaaactaattatctctatacatttactcaaaaatatcagttacataggtttgagatatttcctaaactgacctatgacctggggcctctcaaaccagacaatgtggcacctagctcctgcattttattattattaaattctcagattcccagttaTAGCTTGAGctgggttcattgaggggctaaggggccaatcttgcttaatggcacacagacatggtttgttattactttcaggaggccagtcctacacttagctataattcatcaaggagaagacttgactttccctgacctctttcacctagctaggactgtggataattcaaaccagatgatgacctcttaaactgcagacaaatctcacttgaaaagtcagacaaagatgtaacactgaattgaaaagatattctacatagaaatagaacttattaattaaacagaataaaacatattttaaaataagcagaaatcagaattccttataagacaaaatctaactcatctagaattatttaaatctactctatctccttctaaacagcgttcagtctaatcttttaaaacagcaGTATGCCTTACtgagaatggcatccagatgtggtaaataatacctatgaacaatccatcactcaaaaagggacaaagaaagtttcatttctctctgacctttctaacctctagtctagcaaaagctagacatttgagtaaattAAACCcatattgttgcaggaattaccactattgttagcagaatctgtggtacttcaagagtcaaacaccacacaccagaatgagagagaagtcttctttatttgccagcaaacaaagtaggacatcagcactaggtctcttcttctctttctcagctctctcttctaacgtaagctgcttctgctcccagttatatagggtcttacacctctctagcccccctttctcaccagatggtaaagaatagattgattaccctgccttgaactaattattactt
This is a stretch of genomic DNA from Microcaecilia unicolor chromosome 6, aMicUni1.1, whole genome shotgun sequence. It encodes these proteins:
- the LOC115472514 gene encoding LOW QUALITY PROTEIN: uncharacterized protein LOC115472514 (The sequence of the model RefSeq protein was modified relative to this genomic sequence to represent the inferred CDS: inserted 6 bases in 3 codons); this translates as VPFTTTDLLNWKTHYPSYTEKPQAVVDLVASIMATHNPTWTDCQQLLLTLFTTEERRKILQNAEAITCPRGDTGPXEEWVRTQFPRAAPAWDPNNGQHYELLSGYCRDLLEGMKKGIKRPINLAKVSEILQGATESPGAFLERLIEAYRTYTPFHEFLYMPDCPIPLLGRDLLSKLRAQISFDSDGQTSVSFRLPTSSPKGILSFCCPLEEEWRLHQSHGQVDLPLADSFQVNGVWAEDNPPGLARNIPPVHVDLLPGARPIRLRQYPIPRKALEGIQAHLNRLLSHGIIRPCQSPWNTPLLPVQKPGTEDYRPVQDLRVVNKSTISLHPVVPNPYVLLGLIPSGATHFTTLDLKDAFFCIRVAPASQLLFAFQWENPVTGRKLQYTWTRLPQGFKNSPTIFGTALXDDLKTFKSEPSRRVLLQYVDDLLIAAVTQEECFEATRELLELLLDAGYKVSRSKAQLCQSEVKYLGFCISQGSRRLDVSRKQAVAAIPQPKSRREVREFLGAVGFCRIWIPNFALMAKPLYQATKEGEKEPFQWGPTAQQSFIAIKKALLQAPALGLPDVEKPFSLYVHERQGVALGVLTQMMGSRQRPVAYLSKQLDGVAKGWPACLRAIAATALLVQEADKLTLGQELVVKVPHAVLTLMEYKGNHWFTNSRMVKYQASLCENPRIHLETVATFNPATLLPASEGPPDHDCIQTMDEVYSSRPDLKDVPWRDPDVIYFTDGSSYVENSKRLAGYAVVTEDKVIEARALPQGTSAQKAELVALIRALELAAGLVTNIYTDSKYAFTTLHAHGALYKEKGLINAAGQPVXYGPEILQLLEAIWAPKKVAVIHCRGHQRTDTPVARGNRHADRVAKEAA